A single Arcobacter sp. FWKO B DNA region contains:
- the dnaN gene encoding DNA polymerase III subunit beta — MKLNINKSLFENVISSMQPFLDKKDASSITSHIYLEVTNNSLVVKSTDYEIGLKVIINDINNSSDGKATVNGVNLLGIIRRLKNDDISIQTLQNGQLEIKQSRSNFKLPMYNADEFPQFPKLQELNKLDINIVNLINSMKKIIPSIDNNNPKYELNGALIDIKESKINFVSTDTRRLSVTYLNNTNNSQAQLIIPKKAVIEIGKIFLNNEISVNYDETNLVIHSTNVQFFTKLINGKFPDYQRIIPSSLKYNLMIPKDEFIESIKLVTSLFANIKVSFSNDKIVFESLDEDSEAKTQIDIELNINEDFYIAVNSKYLLDFLSQVNHENFKLGFNSSNLPFYLEDDKFFTIIMPIILEK; from the coding sequence ATGAAACTAAATATAAATAAATCTCTGTTTGAAAATGTAATATCTTCAATGCAACCTTTTTTAGATAAAAAAGATGCAAGCTCTATCACATCACATATATATTTAGAAGTGACAAATAATTCATTAGTTGTAAAATCGACTGATTATGAAATAGGATTAAAAGTCATAATAAATGATATAAATAATTCATCTGATGGAAAAGCAACAGTTAATGGTGTAAATTTACTTGGAATTATAAGAAGATTAAAAAATGATGATATATCTATTCAAACATTACAAAATGGTCAATTAGAAATAAAACAATCAAGAAGTAACTTTAAACTTCCAATGTATAATGCAGATGAATTTCCACAATTTCCTAAATTACAAGAATTAAATAAACTTGATATTAATATAGTAAATCTTATAAATTCAATGAAGAAGATAATCCCTTCAATTGATAATAACAACCCAAAATATGAATTAAATGGTGCTTTAATAGATATCAAAGAAAGTAAGATAAATTTTGTTTCTACAGATACAAGAAGACTTAGTGTTACTTATTTAAATAATACTAATAATAGTCAAGCTCAACTTATCATCCCTAAAAAAGCTGTTATAGAAATTGGTAAAATATTTTTAAACAATGAAATAAGTGTGAACTATGATGAAACTAACTTAGTAATACATAGTACTAATGTTCAATTTTTTACAAAATTAATAAATGGTAAATTCCCAGATTATCAAAGAATTATACCTTCAAGTTTAAAATATAATTTAATGATACCAAAAGATGAGTTTATAGAATCTATAAAACTTGTAACATCATTATTTGCAAATATCAAAGTATCATTTTCAAATGATAAAATAGTTTTTGAATCATTAGATGAAGATAGTGAAGCAAAAACTCAAATAGATATAGAATTAAATATTAATGAAGATTTTTATATAGCAGTTAATAGTAAATATTTACTTGACTTTTTATCTCAAGTAAATCATGAAAATTTTAAATTAGGATTTAATTCTTCTAATTTACCATTTTATTTAGAAGATGATAAATTTTTTACTATCATAATGCCAATTATACTAGAAAAATAA
- the dnaA gene encoding chromosomal replication initiator protein DnaA produces the protein MNTKDVLAILKEESTATDYERFLKQLIYKKSGSNEKLVIFEVPNKYLANWIKTKFLNNIKYAIEKITNQKPKIEIKVIGEKKGTKKEQSDSIQTSKLGDSTILNPSYTFDSFVVGSSNQMAFNASLAVAKKPGVQYNPLFIYGGTGLGKTHLLQAIGNYNVELGKTVIYVTIEQFMNDFTFALRNQNMEHFRNKYRKCDLLLIDDVQFLSGKEQTQEEFFHTFNELHSANKQIVMTSDRLPSQIASLVDRLKSRFEWGLTADVQIPGLETKIAIIEKKSELNGIKLTKDVIDYIATNLDNSIREIEGVLIRINASANLLNQEINLDLVKNLLKEQIKEQKENIKLPDIINIVAKELNIKPSDIKSKKRTATVANARRIVIYLTRELTHNSMPDIAKFLGMKDHSSISHNIKKANELIEQDENFKIIIENLKNKVINKEW, from the coding sequence ATTAATACAAAAGATGTACTTGCAATTTTAAAAGAAGAATCAACTGCTACAGATTATGAGAGATTTTTAAAACAACTAATATACAAAAAAAGTGGTTCTAATGAAAAACTAGTAATTTTTGAAGTACCAAATAAATATCTAGCTAACTGGATAAAAACAAAATTTTTAAATAATATCAAATATGCAATAGAAAAAATTACAAATCAAAAACCTAAAATAGAGATTAAAGTAATAGGAGAAAAAAAAGGGACTAAAAAAGAGCAATCTGATAGTATTCAAACTTCTAAACTTGGTGATAGTACTATTTTAAACCCTTCTTACACTTTTGATTCATTTGTAGTTGGAAGTTCTAATCAGATGGCTTTTAATGCCTCTTTAGCAGTTGCAAAAAAGCCAGGAGTTCAGTATAATCCTCTTTTTATCTATGGTGGTACTGGTCTTGGTAAAACTCACCTTCTTCAAGCAATAGGAAACTATAATGTTGAACTTGGTAAAACTGTTATATATGTAACAATAGAACAATTTATGAATGACTTTACATTTGCACTACGAAACCAAAATATGGAACATTTTAGAAATAAATATCGTAAATGTGACTTATTACTTATTGATGATGTTCAGTTTTTAAGTGGAAAAGAACAAACTCAAGAGGAATTTTTCCATACATTCAATGAACTCCATAGTGCAAATAAACAAATTGTAATGACTTCAGATAGACTTCCATCTCAAATAGCGTCTCTTGTAGATAGATTAAAAAGTCGTTTTGAATGGGGATTAACAGCAGATGTTCAAATACCAGGGCTTGAAACAAAAATTGCAATTATAGAAAAGAAAAGTGAGCTTAATGGCATAAAACTAACAAAAGATGTAATAGACTATATAGCAACAAACCTTGATAATTCAATAAGGGAAATTGAAGGTGTTTTAATAAGAATAAATGCTTCAGCAAATTTATTAAATCAAGAGATAAATCTTGATCTTGTAAAAAATCTTCTTAAAGAACAAATAAAAGAACAAAAAGAAAATATAAAGCTTCCAGATATTATAAATATAGTTGCAAAAGAACTTAATATAAAACCAAGTGACATTAAATCAAAAAAAAGAACTGCTACAGTTGCAAATGCTAGAAGAATAGTTATATATTTAACAAGAGAGCTTACTCATAATTCTATGCCAGATATTGCAAAGTTCTTAGGTATGAAAGATCACTCTTCTATAAGCCATAATATCAAAAAAGCAAATGAGCTTATAGAACAAGATGAAAACTTCAAAATCATAATTGAAAACTTGAAAAACAAAGTAATAAACAAGGAGTGGTAG
- a CDS encoding HD domain-containing phosphohydrolase: MNSQLKKREISILYVEDEDIIREEVHKILSMLCEKVDVAIDGKDGLEKFKSGQYDLIITDINMPYMSGFEMLKEIKNIDPIIPAIIISAYSQEEYFLQASKLDIVNDYLFKPLKIVDLMDKINKHVQKIEEKREYKKTFKLLEQYKIAVDESSILSKTDTKGNITYVNDTFCQISKYTRDELIGKPHNIVRHPDMTKEVFKELWKTIKEDKKIWQGKIKNLAKDGSIYIVNTTVVPILDTFGNIEEFIALRYDITELETYKELLEIKLNTTDLNLRNKMHLVKEYETALDVSTSLIRVDLNYNITYVNERFLTDSGYKKEQILNKNFFDIIKSDIKDEIKKHFQTVATFGQWIGVIEGIKNNGSIFYMDFTFKAIKDINDQISEFMGIGKDITEIIELHKEIEDTQKDVIFSLGSIGEARSKETGNHVKRVAEYSKLLALLYGLSEVEAELLKIASPMHDIGKIGIPDVILNKPAKFTPEEFEIMKNHSTIGYNMLNGSDRKLLKISAIIAYEHHEKYDGSGYPRGLKGEDIHLYGRITAIADVFDALGSDRCYKKAWELDRILNLLKEEKGRHFDPILIDLFFENLNKFLAIRDTYKDEFENEKIVG; the protein is encoded by the coding sequence ATGAATAGTCAGTTAAAGAAAAGAGAAATTTCTATTTTATATGTTGAGGATGAAGATATTATAAGGGAAGAAGTTCATAAAATTTTGTCAATGTTATGTGAAAAAGTTGATGTAGCTATTGATGGAAAAGATGGATTAGAAAAATTTAAAAGTGGTCAATACGATTTAATTATTACTGATATAAATATGCCTTATATGAGTGGATTTGAAATGTTAAAAGAGATAAAAAATATTGATCCAATTATTCCAGCTATTATAATCTCAGCATATTCACAAGAGGAGTATTTTCTTCAAGCAAGTAAACTTGATATTGTAAATGACTATTTGTTTAAACCATTGAAAATAGTAGATCTAATGGATAAAATAAATAAACATGTACAAAAAATTGAAGAAAAAAGAGAATATAAAAAAACATTTAAATTACTAGAACAGTATAAGATAGCTGTAGATGAATCATCTATTTTATCAAAAACAGATACAAAAGGTAATATTACATATGTTAATGATACCTTTTGTCAAATTTCAAAATATACTAGAGATGAACTTATAGGAAAACCACATAATATTGTAAGACATCCAGATATGACAAAAGAGGTATTTAAAGAACTTTGGAAAACAATAAAAGAAGATAAAAAAATATGGCAGGGTAAAATAAAAAATTTAGCCAAAGATGGGTCAATTTATATTGTTAATACTACAGTGGTACCTATTTTAGATACTTTTGGGAATATTGAAGAATTTATTGCTTTGAGGTATGATATTACAGAATTAGAAACATATAAAGAGTTATTAGAAATAAAATTGAATACTACAGATTTAAATCTAAGAAATAAAATGCATTTAGTAAAGGAGTATGAAACAGCACTTGATGTTTCAACATCACTTATAAGAGTAGATTTAAACTATAACATTACCTATGTAAATGAAAGATTTTTAACAGATAGTGGATATAAAAAAGAACAAATTCTTAATAAAAATTTCTTTGATATTATAAAATCAGATATAAAAGATGAAATTAAAAAACATTTTCAGACAGTTGCTACATTTGGACAATGGATTGGAGTAATAGAAGGGATAAAGAATAATGGTTCAATCTTTTATATGGATTTTACATTTAAAGCAATCAAAGATATAAATGATCAAATAAGTGAATTTATGGGAATTGGTAAAGATATAACAGAAATTATAGAACTCCATAAAGAGATTGAAGATACACAAAAAGATGTTATATTTTCATTAGGAAGTATTGGTGAAGCAAGAAGTAAAGAAACAGGTAACCATGTAAAAAGAGTTGCAGAGTATTCTAAACTATTGGCACTATTATATGGGCTTAGTGAAGTAGAAGCTGAACTTTTAAAGATAGCTTCACCAATGCATGATATAGGTAAAATTGGCATTCCTGATGTGATATTAAATAAACCTGCTAAATTTACCCCTGAAGAGTTTGAGATAATGAAAAATCACTCTACAATAGGGTACAATATGCTTAATGGTAGTGATAGAAAACTTCTTAAAATATCAGCAATAATAGCATATGAACATCACGAAAAATATGATGGTAGTGGTTATCCAAGAGGATTAAAAGGTGAGGATATTCATCTTTATGGAAGAATTACGGCTATAGCTGATGTGTTTGATGCATTAGGTAGTGATAGATGTTATAAAAAGGCTTGGGAGCTTGATAGAATATTAAATCTTTTAAAAGAAGAAAAAGGGAGACATTTTGATCCTATCTTAATAGATTTATTTTTTGAAAATCTTAATAAATTTTTGGCAATTCGTGATACATATAAAGATGAATTTGAAAATGAAAAGATAGTGGGTTAA
- the ruvC gene encoding crossover junction endodeoxyribonuclease RuvC, which produces MLILGIDPGTINCGYAILEVIGTKKKIVEAGLIKIKSKILQEQIIELVEAIDFILKNHKIDEVAIEDIFYAFNPKTVIKLAQFRGALSLKILQEIGNFSEYTPLQVKKAVTGNGKAAKEQVAFMVKTLLGIKQEIKPLDITDAIAVAITHSQRIKG; this is translated from the coding sequence ATGTTGATACTTGGAATAGATCCTGGGACTATAAATTGTGGATATGCAATATTAGAAGTTATAGGTACAAAGAAAAAAATTGTTGAAGCTGGTTTAATAAAAATTAAATCAAAAATACTTCAAGAACAAATTATAGAACTTGTTGAAGCAATAGATTTTATCCTTAAAAATCATAAAATTGATGAGGTTGCAATAGAAGATATTTTTTATGCTTTCAATCCAAAAACAGTGATTAAGTTGGCTCAATTTCGTGGGGCATTATCTTTGAAAATACTCCAAGAAATAGGAAATTTTAGTGAATATACACCTTTGCAGGTGAAAAAAGCGGTTACTGGAAATGGAAAAGCAGCAAAAGAGCAGGTTGCTTTTATGGTGAAGACTTTGCTAGGGATTAAACAAGAGATAAAGCCATTAGATATTACAGATGCCATAGCCGTAGCCATAACTCACTCCCAACGCATAAAAGGGTGA
- the thyX gene encoding FAD-dependent thymidylate synthase — protein MKVTLLNYTPLVICSNAIRTCWQSFDKSDNGGEADMALIDRVGNKFKHSSTLEHITYNFYIAGISRALLQELARHRMASLSVKSTRYTLKELKECDDIDYDKFLVVTGNEAVDSASRMALDNLQRILQSGVGNDIAKYCLPESYKTELSWTINARSLQNFLSLRSSKAALWEIRNLSFAIYEELPAEHKYLFEKCVNNEEH, from the coding sequence ATGAAAGTGACCCTATTAAACTACACACCTTTGGTTATATGTTCAAATGCTATACGAACTTGTTGGCAAAGCTTTGATAAAAGCGACAATGGCGGTGAAGCTGATATGGCTTTGATTGATAGGGTGGGGAATAAATTCAAGCACTCTTCAACCCTAGAGCATATCACTTACAATTTCTACATAGCTGGAATTAGTCGTGCTTTATTGCAAGAACTTGCACGACATAGAATGGCTAGCTTATCTGTAAAATCTACTAGATACACTCTAAAAGAACTAAAAGAGTGTGATGATATAGATTATGATAAGTTTTTGGTTGTTACAGGAAATGAAGCAGTTGATAGTGCATCAAGAATGGCATTAGATAATCTACAAAGAATCCTTCAAAGTGGTGTAGGAAATGATATTGCAAAATACTGCCTTCCTGAAAGCTACAAAACAGAACTAAGCTGGACTATAAATGCAAGAAGTTTACAAAACTTTTTGAGTCTTAGAAGCTCTAAAGCTGCCCTTTGGGAGATAAGAAATCTTTCATTTGCTATTTATGAAGAACTACCAGCTGAACATAAATATTTGTTTGAAAAGTGTGTGAACAACGAAGAACACTAG
- a CDS encoding MTH1187 family thiamine-binding protein: protein MVSVLLEFSMFPTDVGESKSEYVSKVVEHVRKSGYPYQLTPMATIVEAQSIEEALELVKECYYILEQSGCNRIYSVLKFDIRKNQQNRMKSKIESVVTKIGDVNK, encoded by the coding sequence ATGGTCAGTGTATTGTTAGAATTTAGTATGTTTCCTACAGATGTGGGTGAGAGTAAAAGTGAATATGTGTCAAAAGTGGTAGAACATGTACGAAAGAGTGGTTACCCTTATCAGCTTACCCCTATGGCTACTATTGTAGAGGCTCAAAGTATTGAAGAGGCTTTAGAACTTGTAAAAGAGTGTTATTATATTTTAGAGCAAAGTGGATGCAATAGAATTTATAGTGTTTTAAAGTTTGATATACGAAAAAACCAACAAAATCGTATGAAATCAAAGATAGAATCAGTTGTAACCAAAATTGGTGATGTAAATAAATAG
- the typA gene encoding translational GTPase TypA: protein MRQIRNIAVIAHVDHGKTTLVDGLLRQSGTFSAHQEVAERVMDSNAIEKERGITILAKNTAIDYEGYRINIIDTPGHADFGGEVERVLKMVDSVLLLVDAQEGVMPQTKFVVKKALALGHRPIVVVNKIDKPAAEPDRVVDEVFDLFDQMGATEEQLEFPVIYAAARNGFAKYALEDEDKDLTPLFQTILKEVPAPKGSDDNGLQLQVFTLDYDSYIGKIGISRIFNGTISLGETVMLVKADGEKIKGRVTKLIGFKGLERIEIKTAGAGDIVAVAGFETIDVGDSLCDPANPMPLDPMHIEEPTLSVTFAVNDSPLAGTEGKYVTSNKIQERLEAEMNTNIAMNYEQVGEGKFKVNGRGELQITILAENMRREGFEFSIGRPEVILKEENGVKMEPFEHLVVDVPDEFSGSVIEKLGRRKAVMSNMTPMGIGYTRVEFEIPARGLIGYRTEFLTDTKGEGVLNHSFLEFRPFSGTVESRKNGALVSMENGVAVGYSLFNLQDRGMMFVKPQDKVYAGMVIGEHSKDNDLDVNPIKGKAQSNVRSSGADEAIKIIPPKTHSLESALEWIEDDELVEITPISIRIRKRELDPTKRKRTAKKGS, encoded by the coding sequence TTGAGACAAATTAGAAATATTGCAGTTATTGCACACGTTGACCACGGTAAAACTACTCTAGTAGATGGACTACTTAGACAATCAGGTACATTTTCAGCTCACCAAGAAGTAGCAGAAAGAGTTATGGATAGCAATGCTATCGAAAAAGAAAGAGGGATTACAATCCTAGCTAAAAATACAGCTATTGACTATGAAGGTTATAGAATCAACATCATAGATACTCCAGGACACGCCGATTTTGGTGGAGAGGTTGAGAGGGTTCTTAAGATGGTGGACTCTGTTTTATTACTTGTTGATGCACAAGAAGGTGTTATGCCTCAAACAAAATTCGTTGTTAAAAAAGCTCTAGCTCTTGGACATAGACCAATCGTAGTTGTAAATAAAATAGACAAACCAGCTGCTGAGCCAGATAGGGTTGTAGATGAAGTATTTGACCTTTTTGATCAAATGGGTGCAACTGAAGAACAATTAGAATTCCCAGTTATTTATGCAGCTGCTAGAAATGGTTTTGCAAAATATGCTCTTGAAGATGAGGATAAAGATTTAACTCCATTATTCCAAACAATTCTAAAAGAAGTACCAGCTCCAAAAGGTAGCGATGACAATGGTCTTCAACTTCAAGTTTTCACACTTGATTATGATAGCTATATTGGTAAAATAGGTATTTCTAGAATATTTAATGGAACTATATCTTTAGGTGAAACTGTAATGCTTGTAAAAGCTGATGGCGAGAAAATTAAAGGAAGAGTTACAAAACTTATTGGTTTCAAAGGTCTAGAAAGAATTGAAATCAAAACAGCAGGTGCAGGTGATATTGTTGCTGTTGCTGGATTTGAAACTATTGATGTGGGTGATAGTCTTTGTGACCCAGCTAATCCAATGCCACTTGATCCAATGCACATAGAAGAGCCAACACTTAGTGTTACTTTTGCAGTAAATGACTCTCCATTAGCTGGAACAGAAGGTAAATATGTAACTTCAAACAAAATTCAAGAAAGACTTGAAGCTGAAATGAACACAAATATTGCTATGAATTATGAGCAAGTTGGTGAAGGTAAATTTAAAGTAAACGGAAGAGGTGAACTTCAAATTACTATTTTGGCAGAAAATATGAGAAGAGAAGGTTTTGAGTTTTCAATAGGAAGACCAGAAGTTATCTTAAAAGAAGAAAATGGTGTTAAAATGGAGCCATTTGAGCATTTAGTTGTGGATGTTCCAGATGAATTTAGTGGTTCTGTTATTGAAAAACTTGGTAGAAGAAAAGCTGTTATGTCAAATATGACTCCAATGGGTATTGGATATACAAGGGTAGAATTTGAAATCCCAGCAAGGGGACTTATTGGATATAGAACAGAGTTTTTAACTGATACAAAAGGTGAGGGTGTATTAAATCACTCATTCTTAGAGTTCCGTCCATTTAGTGGTACAGTTGAAAGTAGAAAAAATGGTGCATTAGTTTCTATGGAAAATGGTGTAGCTGTTGGTTATTCACTATTCAACCTACAAGATAGAGGTATGATGTTTGTTAAACCTCAAGATAAAGTTTATGCTGGTATGGTAATAGGCGAACACTCAAAAGATAATGACCTTGATGTAAACCCAATCAAAGGTAAAGCTCAATCAAATGTTAGAAGTAGTGGAGCTGATGAAGCTATCAAAATAATCCCACCAAAAACACATTCACTAGAGAGTGCTTTAGAGTGGATTGAAGATGATGAATTGGTTGAAATTACACCAATCTCTATTAGAATAAGAAAAAGAGAATTAGACCCTACTAAGAGAAAAAGAACTGCAAAAAAAGGTAGCTAA
- a CDS encoding phosphoribosyltransferase encodes MTYYSYEEFISDLKSLKLPLEVYSPEAIVSIARGGVTFGHFLSSMLDIRELYSINSIHYNDTKKLDTIDIFNIPDLHTYTKILLVDDIVDSGDTLDTIVKILKEKYPKLQIKTVSIFYKKTAKIQPDFMVKEAHDWIEFFWEEF; translated from the coding sequence ATGACTTATTATAGTTATGAAGAATTTATAAGTGATCTTAAATCACTAAAACTTCCCCTAGAAGTTTACTCACCAGAGGCTATAGTATCTATAGCTAGAGGTGGGGTAACTTTTGGACACTTTCTATCTAGTATGCTTGATATTAGAGAACTTTACTCTATCAATTCAATACATTATAACGATACAAAAAAACTTGATACTATAGATATTTTTAATATTCCAGACTTACATACATATACAAAAATATTACTTGTAGATGATATAGTAGATAGTGGGGATACATTAGATACCATTGTAAAAATATTAAAAGAAAAGTACCCAAAACTTCAAATAAAAACAGTTTCAATTTTTTATAAAAAAACTGCCAAAATACAACCAGATTTTATGGTAAAAGAGGCACATGACTGGATAGAGTTTTTTTGGGAAGAATTTTAA
- a CDS encoding GGDEF domain-containing protein — protein MKSLHAFFIITFITVILFTYLAYELIVSQNKISTLSSKAKDESFLDIASKIRFVVNMNRLKTAGDIIYSSSDTKERLKARVTAQVIAFDPIFDENPKLKSEVNEIWKDIKNIYFLKNQVDIILTNVSTSFEVIQNLTLDSQFSVIRDSIKLIIDKKHLSNINLVILSMDNMNSEIKSSPIFKQMYHLAGLLLNAHIMETEANLLWKLKSEIIDSIQQTVNTTTLHATESGIEQVLGISQSADNSKHKIVVFVLIIGLLFTILGILLYIFVFAPIVRITNALHNIENGEENISIKKELLKEIDEIGKATTLVKNTLNNIQQQQILLETLATTDQLTGLYNRRYFFDIANKELSRVKRHHTLCSLLMLDIDHFKSINDTYGHNVGDKALKLFSHTISSLLRDNDVFARIGGEEFVILLLETNQQQAFKKGLDIIKSIEKLSINTNENGLLKFTVSIGVSALNISDTEIQCAISRADSALYRAKTQGRNQVVEYINS, from the coding sequence TTGAAAAGTTTACATGCTTTTTTTATTATAACTTTTATAACTGTAATTTTATTTACATATCTTGCCTATGAGCTTATTGTTTCTCAAAACAAAATATCTACATTATCAAGTAAAGCAAAAGATGAATCATTCTTAGATATTGCCTCAAAAATAAGATTTGTTGTTAATATGAACAGACTAAAAACTGCTGGTGATATAATATATTCATCTTCTGATACTAAAGAGAGATTAAAAGCTAGAGTTACTGCTCAGGTGATAGCGTTTGACCCAATATTTGATGAAAACCCAAAACTAAAAAGTGAAGTAAATGAGATTTGGAAAGATATAAAAAACATATATTTCCTAAAAAATCAAGTAGATATTATTCTAACTAATGTATCTACATCTTTTGAAGTTATACAAAATTTAACTCTAGATTCACAATTTAGTGTTATTAGAGATTCTATTAAACTTATTATTGATAAAAAACATTTGTCAAATATTAATTTGGTCATTCTATCTATGGATAATATGAATAGTGAAATTAAATCATCTCCTATATTTAAACAAATGTATCATTTGGCAGGGCTATTATTAAATGCACACATTATGGAAACAGAAGCTAATTTATTATGGAAATTAAAATCTGAAATAATAGATTCTATTCAACAAACTGTAAACACAACAACTTTACATGCAACAGAATCTGGTATAGAGCAGGTATTAGGGATTTCACAAAGTGCTGATAATTCTAAACATAAGATAGTTGTATTTGTTTTAATTATTGGTTTATTATTTACTATTTTAGGTATTTTACTATATATTTTCGTTTTTGCACCTATTGTAAGGATTACTAATGCACTTCATAACATTGAAAATGGTGAAGAAAACATATCTATAAAAAAAGAGTTATTAAAAGAAATTGACGAAATAGGAAAAGCTACTACTCTTGTAAAAAATACACTAAATAATATTCAACAACAACAAATCTTACTTGAAACATTAGCAACAACAGATCAATTAACTGGACTTTATAATAGAAGATATTTCTTTGATATTGCAAATAAAGAGTTAAGTAGAGTAAAAAGACACCATACTTTATGCTCTTTGCTTATGCTTGATATTGATCACTTCAAAAGTATTAATGATACATATGGGCACAATGTCGGAGATAAAGCACTTAAACTTTTTTCACATACAATCTCTTCTCTTTTGAGAGATAATGATGTTTTTGCAAGAATCGGTGGGGAAGAATTTGTAATATTATTACTTGAGACCAATCAACAACAAGCTTTTAAGAAAGGATTAGATATCATCAAATCAATTGAAAAATTGAGCATAAATACTAATGAAAATGGGTTATTAAAATTTACTGTAAGTATTGGAGTAAGTGCCCTTAATATTAGTGATACAGAGATCCAATGTGCCATTTCAAGAGCTGATAGTGCTCTTTATCGAGCAAAAACACAAGGAAGAAATCAGGTTGTAGAATATATAAATAGTTAA
- a CDS encoding transporter substrate-binding domain-containing protein, which produces MHLSLEWAFYSTFALSKELYIGIESGYPPFSSKDADGNLYGFDIDIANTICEELQIKCIFKEMDFNELIPAMSDGKIDLIVASMAKTQQREEKIDFSIAYYRAKPVVIGKMGTFYNNKDFFINKTIAIQGGTIQETYAKNLSAHSTKVVTTSTFDDSVNLLVDGSADVVFGDTLSAFFFLTTGNNGDKFEIIGNLPDIPNSPDVSYAYIGITKNNKELQIKVNEVISKIHQNGTLGKISRKYFPFEIY; this is translated from the coding sequence ATGCATTTATCTCTTGAATGGGCGTTTTATTCAACTTTTGCTCTATCTAAGGAGTTATATATAGGGATAGAATCTGGTTATCCTCCATTTAGCTCAAAAGATGCAGATGGTAATTTATATGGGTTTGATATAGATATAGCAAATACCATATGTGAAGAATTGCAAATAAAATGTATTTTTAAAGAGATGGATTTTAATGAATTAATTCCTGCTATGAGTGATGGTAAAATTGATTTAATAGTTGCTAGTATGGCTAAAACACAACAAAGAGAAGAAAAAATTGATTTTTCTATAGCTTACTATAGAGCAAAACCTGTAGTAATAGGTAAAATGGGTACTTTTTATAATAATAAAGATTTCTTTATAAATAAGACGATTGCAATTCAAGGTGGTACAATTCAAGAAACTTATGCAAAAAATCTCTCAGCTCATAGTACTAAAGTTGTAACTACTAGTACTTTTGATGATTCTGTAAACCTACTTGTTGATGGCAGTGCTGATGTAGTATTTGGAGATACACTTAGTGCATTTTTTTTTCTAACTACAGGAAATAATGGAGATAAGTTTGAGATAATTGGAAATTTACCTGATATTCCAAATTCACCTGATGTTAGCTATGCTTATATCGGGATTACAAAGAATAATAAAGAACTACAAATAAAAGTAAATGAAGTTATTAGCAAAATTCATCAAAATGGTACTCTTGGCAAAATAAGTAGAAAATATTTCCCTTTTGAAATATACTAA